Proteins encoded together in one Miscanthus floridulus cultivar M001 chromosome 16, ASM1932011v1, whole genome shotgun sequence window:
- the LOC136512107 gene encoding probable protein S-acyltransferase 16 isoform X2 gives MGGRPGYLTLPIFSVVAAIGYVYYTTVFVAVPRWLGLSTAAGVANAAAFTALAAACLATYAVAVRRDPGRVPPGFVPDVEDAESTVHEIKRKGGDLRYCQKCCHYKPPRAHHCRVCKRCVLKMDHHCIWINNCVGHGNYKIFLVFVLYAVVASFYALILIIGSVLHSVPKDEQPGSDSSRTSIIICGVILSPLALALAVLLGWHIYLILQNKTTIEYHEGVRAMWLAEKGGDIYHHPYDLGVYENLISHSSPTHPDLSKKE, from the exons ATGGGGGGCCGGCCGGGGTACCTCACCCTGCCGATCTTCTCCGTGGTCGCGGCGATCGGGTACGTCTACTACACCACGGTGTTCGTGGCCGTGCCGCGGTGGCTGGGCCTGTCCACGGCTGCGGGGGTAGCCAACGCCGCCGCGTTCACGGCGCTAGCAGCCGCTTGCCTCGCCACCTACGCCGTCGCCGTGCGCAGGGACCCCGGGCGGGTGCCGCCGGGCTTCGTGCCCGACGTCGAGGACGCCGAGAGCACCGTCCACGAGATCAAGCGCAAG GGTGGTGACTTGAGATATTGCCAGAAATGTTGCCACTATAAACCTCCACGTGCACACCATTGCCGTGTTTGCAAGAGATGTGTTCTAAAAATG GACCATCATTGCATTTGGATTAATAACTGTGTTGGACATGGGAACTACAAGATTTTCTTGGTCTTTGTATTGTATGCTGTGGTTGCAAGCTTCTATGCATTG ATTCTGATCATAGGGAGCGTTTTGCACAGTGTTCCTAAAGATGAGCAGCCAGGCAGCGATTCTTCTCGAACATCCATT ATTATCTGTGGGGTCATTCTTTCTCCATTAGCGTTAGCATTGGCAGTGCTCTTGGGTTGGCATATTTACCTCATATTACAGAATAAAACTACAATTGAG TACCATGAAGGAGTTCGAGCAATGTGGTTGGCAGAAAAAGGTGGAGATATCTATCATCATCCATATGACCTTGGTGTCTATGAGAATCTTATTTCA CACTCATCCCCTACCCATCCGGATTTAAGCAAGAAGGAATGA
- the LOC136512107 gene encoding probable protein S-acyltransferase 16 isoform X1, whose protein sequence is MGGRPGYLTLPIFSVVAAIGYVYYTTVFVAVPRWLGLSTAAGVANAAAFTALAAACLATYAVAVRRDPGRVPPGFVPDVEDAESTVHEIKRKGGDLRYCQKCCHYKPPRAHHCRVCKRCVLKMDHHCIWINNCVGHGNYKIFLVFVLYAVVASFYALILIIGSVLHSVPKDEQPGSDSSRTSIIICGVILSPLALALAVLLGWHIYLILQNKTTIEYHEGVRAMWLAEKGGDIYHHPYDLGVYENLISVLGPNIFCWLCPVLNTVGNGLRYRTSYDISISRPM, encoded by the exons ATGGGGGGCCGGCCGGGGTACCTCACCCTGCCGATCTTCTCCGTGGTCGCGGCGATCGGGTACGTCTACTACACCACGGTGTTCGTGGCCGTGCCGCGGTGGCTGGGCCTGTCCACGGCTGCGGGGGTAGCCAACGCCGCCGCGTTCACGGCGCTAGCAGCCGCTTGCCTCGCCACCTACGCCGTCGCCGTGCGCAGGGACCCCGGGCGGGTGCCGCCGGGCTTCGTGCCCGACGTCGAGGACGCCGAGAGCACCGTCCACGAGATCAAGCGCAAG GGTGGTGACTTGAGATATTGCCAGAAATGTTGCCACTATAAACCTCCACGTGCACACCATTGCCGTGTTTGCAAGAGATGTGTTCTAAAAATG GACCATCATTGCATTTGGATTAATAACTGTGTTGGACATGGGAACTACAAGATTTTCTTGGTCTTTGTATTGTATGCTGTGGTTGCAAGCTTCTATGCATTG ATTCTGATCATAGGGAGCGTTTTGCACAGTGTTCCTAAAGATGAGCAGCCAGGCAGCGATTCTTCTCGAACATCCATT ATTATCTGTGGGGTCATTCTTTCTCCATTAGCGTTAGCATTGGCAGTGCTCTTGGGTTGGCATATTTACCTCATATTACAGAATAAAACTACAATTGAG TACCATGAAGGAGTTCGAGCAATGTGGTTGGCAGAAAAAGGTGGAGATATCTATCATCATCCATATGACCTTGGTGTCTATGAGAATCTTATTTCA GTTCTGGGGCCTAACATATTTTGCTGGCTCTGCCCTGTATTGAATACTGTTGGAAATGGCCTCCGGTACCGTACATCCTATGATATTTCGATATCTAGACCAATGTGA
- the LOC136511911 gene encoding peptidyl-prolyl cis-trans isomerase FKBP20-1-like isoform X2 has translation MSPNFELLAKIIGCTREHPPVPLLAKVMAETIDLSGDGGVLKTVVRKAKDDAIEPSESLPLVDVPYEGTLAETGGVFNTTHEDNSIFSFEVGQGAVIKAWDIALRTMKVCEVAKITCKSEYAYGAAGSPPEIPPKELKKQRELAAVTKEEEKKKREEAKAGCSSPGTSKA, from the exons ATGTCTCCTAACTTCGAACTCTTAGCAAAAATTATCGGGTGTACACGTGAACATCCACCCGTCCCTTTGCTGG CTAAGGTCATGGCAGAGACGATAGATCTATCAGGGGATGGAGGTGTTCTTAAGACAGTAGTCCGGAAAGCAAAAGACGATGCTATAGAGCCATCTGAGAGCCTGCCCTTAGTTGATG TTCCTTATGAAGGTACACTTGCTGAGACTGGTGGAGTTTTTAATACCACCCATGAAGACAACTCTATTTTCTCATTTGAAGTTGGACAAGGGGCTGTCATCAAGGCATGGGATATAGCCTTAAGAACTATGAAG GTTTGCGAGGTTGCAAAAATTACATGCAAGTCAGAATATGCATATGGAGCTGCAGGCTCACCACCAGAGATACCTCCTAA GGAACTTAAGAAGCAACGAGAGCTAGCTGCTGTTaccaaagaagaagagaaaaagaagAGGGAGGAAGCAAAAGCTGGCTGCAGCAGCCCGGGTACAAGCAAAGCTTGA
- the LOC136511911 gene encoding peptidyl-prolyl cis-trans isomerase FKBP20-1-like isoform X3: protein MSPNFELLAKIIGCTREHPPVPLLAKVMAETIDLSGDGGVLKTVVRKAKDDAIEPSESLPLVDVPYEGTLAETGGVFNTTHEDNSIFSFEVGQGAVIKAWDIALRTMKVCEVAKITCKSEYAYGAAGSPPEIPPNATLIFEVELVACRPRKGSSVGSVSDEKARLGGT from the exons ATGTCTCCTAACTTCGAACTCTTAGCAAAAATTATCGGGTGTACACGTGAACATCCACCCGTCCCTTTGCTGG CTAAGGTCATGGCAGAGACGATAGATCTATCAGGGGATGGAGGTGTTCTTAAGACAGTAGTCCGGAAAGCAAAAGACGATGCTATAGAGCCATCTGAGAGCCTGCCCTTAGTTGATG TTCCTTATGAAGGTACACTTGCTGAGACTGGTGGAGTTTTTAATACCACCCATGAAGACAACTCTATTTTCTCATTTGAAGTTGGACAAGGGGCTGTCATCAAGGCATGGGATATAGCCTTAAGAACTATGAAG GTTTGCGAGGTTGCAAAAATTACATGCAAGTCAGAATATGCATATGGAGCTGCAGGCTCACCACCAGAGATACCTCCTAA TGCAACACTTATTTTTGAGGTGGAGCTAGTAGCTTGTAGGCCAAGGAAAGGTTCAAGTGTGGGCAGTGTATCTGATGAGAAAGCCAGACTTGGA GGAACTTAA
- the LOC136511911 gene encoding peptidyl-prolyl cis-trans isomerase FKBP20-1-like isoform X4: MSPNFELLAKIIGCTPKVMAETIDLSGDGGVLKTVVRKAKDDAIEPSESLPLVDVPYEGTLAETGGVFNTTHEDNSIFSFEVGQGAVIKAWDIALRTMKVCEVAKITCKSEYAYGAAGSPPEIPPNATLIFEVELVACRPRKGSSVGSVSDEKARLGVRHFLMFHP, translated from the exons ATGTCTCCTAACTTCGAACTCTTAGCAAAAATTATCGGGTGTACAC CTAAGGTCATGGCAGAGACGATAGATCTATCAGGGGATGGAGGTGTTCTTAAGACAGTAGTCCGGAAAGCAAAAGACGATGCTATAGAGCCATCTGAGAGCCTGCCCTTAGTTGATG TTCCTTATGAAGGTACACTTGCTGAGACTGGTGGAGTTTTTAATACCACCCATGAAGACAACTCTATTTTCTCATTTGAAGTTGGACAAGGGGCTGTCATCAAGGCATGGGATATAGCCTTAAGAACTATGAAG GTTTGCGAGGTTGCAAAAATTACATGCAAGTCAGAATATGCATATGGAGCTGCAGGCTCACCACCAGAGATACCTCCTAA TGCAACACTTATTTTTGAGGTGGAGCTAGTAGCTTGTAGGCCAAGGAAAGGTTCAAGTGTGGGCAGTGTATCTGATGAGAAAGCCAGACTTGGAGTTAGACATTTCCTAATGTTCCATCCTTAA
- the LOC136511911 gene encoding peptidyl-prolyl cis-trans isomerase FKBP20-1-like isoform X5: MAETIDLSGDGGVLKTVVRKAKDDAIEPSESLPLVDVPYEGTLAETGGVFNTTHEDNSIFSFEVGQGAVIKAWDIALRTMKVCEVAKITCKSEYAYGAAGSPPEIPPNATLIFEVELVACRPRKGSSVGSVSDEKARLGVRHFLMFHP, from the exons ATGGCAGAGACGATAGATCTATCAGGGGATGGAGGTGTTCTTAAGACAGTAGTCCGGAAAGCAAAAGACGATGCTATAGAGCCATCTGAGAGCCTGCCCTTAGTTGATG TTCCTTATGAAGGTACACTTGCTGAGACTGGTGGAGTTTTTAATACCACCCATGAAGACAACTCTATTTTCTCATTTGAAGTTGGACAAGGGGCTGTCATCAAGGCATGGGATATAGCCTTAAGAACTATGAAG GTTTGCGAGGTTGCAAAAATTACATGCAAGTCAGAATATGCATATGGAGCTGCAGGCTCACCACCAGAGATACCTCCTAA TGCAACACTTATTTTTGAGGTGGAGCTAGTAGCTTGTAGGCCAAGGAAAGGTTCAAGTGTGGGCAGTGTATCTGATGAGAAAGCCAGACTTGGAGTTAGACATTTCCTAATGTTCCATCCTTAA
- the LOC136511911 gene encoding peptidyl-prolyl cis-trans isomerase FKBP20-1-like isoform X1, whose product MSPNFELLAKIIGCTREHPPVPLLAKVMAETIDLSGDGGVLKTVVRKAKDDAIEPSESLPLVDVPYEGTLAETGGVFNTTHEDNSIFSFEVGQGAVIKAWDIALRTMKVCEVAKITCKSEYAYGAAGSPPEIPPNATLIFEVELVACRPRKGSSVGSVSDEKARLGVRHFLMFHP is encoded by the exons ATGTCTCCTAACTTCGAACTCTTAGCAAAAATTATCGGGTGTACACGTGAACATCCACCCGTCCCTTTGCTGG CTAAGGTCATGGCAGAGACGATAGATCTATCAGGGGATGGAGGTGTTCTTAAGACAGTAGTCCGGAAAGCAAAAGACGATGCTATAGAGCCATCTGAGAGCCTGCCCTTAGTTGATG TTCCTTATGAAGGTACACTTGCTGAGACTGGTGGAGTTTTTAATACCACCCATGAAGACAACTCTATTTTCTCATTTGAAGTTGGACAAGGGGCTGTCATCAAGGCATGGGATATAGCCTTAAGAACTATGAAG GTTTGCGAGGTTGCAAAAATTACATGCAAGTCAGAATATGCATATGGAGCTGCAGGCTCACCACCAGAGATACCTCCTAA TGCAACACTTATTTTTGAGGTGGAGCTAGTAGCTTGTAGGCCAAGGAAAGGTTCAAGTGTGGGCAGTGTATCTGATGAGAAAGCCAGACTTGGAGTTAGACATTTCCTAATGTTCCATCCTTAA
- the LOC136512212 gene encoding putative laccase-11, translated as MAGGRRLSPACLFLAVALVVLVALPELAAARTRRYTFNVTMATVTRLCVTKSIPTVNGRFPGPKVVVREGDRLVVQVHNNINNNVTFHWHGVRQLRSGWSDGPSYITQCPIRPGQSYAYDFRIVGQRGTLWWHAHFSWLRATLYGPLLILPPRGVPYPFPKPHTEVPLMLGEWFNADPEAVIKQALQTGGGPNVSDAYTLNGLPGPTYNCSGASDTFKLRVQPGKTYLLRLVNAALNDELFFAVANHTLTVVQADASYVKPFTADTLVISPGQTMDVLLTAAASPSSPAAAFAIAVAPYTNTVGTFDNTTAIAVLEYDGAPQQSALRSLPRPALPLYNDTGAVANFSARFRSLASAQYPAHVPRTVDRRFFFAVGLGLDPCQSRVNGTCQGPNGTRFAASMNNVSFAMPRTSLLQAHYQRRYSGVLTANFPAAPPVPFNYTGTPPNNTFVTHGTRVVPLNFNTTVEVVLQDTSILAAESHPLHLHGYDFFVVGQGFGNYDANNDTAKYNLVDPVQRNTISVPTAGWVAIRFVADNPGVWIMHCHLDVHLSWGLAMAWLVNDGPLPNQKLPPPPSDIPRC; from the exons ATGGCCGGCGGTCGTCGCCTCTCCCCTGCGTGCCTCTTTCTCGCCGTCGCCCTCGTGGTCCTCGTCGCCTTGCCggagctcgccgccgcccgcACCCGCCGCTACACGTTCAAT gtgacgatggcaacggtgacgCGCCTGTGCGTGACGAAGAGCATCCCCACGGTGAACGGGCGGTTCCCGGGACCGAAGGTCGTCGTGCGCGAGGGCGACCGCCTCGTGGTGCAGGTCCACAATAACATCAACAACAACGTAACGTTCCACTG GCACGGCGTCCGGCAGCTGCGCAGCGGGTGGTCGGACGGCCCGTCGTACATCACGCAGTGCCCGATCCGGCCCGGGCAGAGCTACGCCTACGACTTCCGCATCGTGGGGCAGCGCGGCACGCTGTGGTGGCACGCGCACTTCTCCTGGCTCCGCGCCACGCTCTACGGCCCGCTCCTCATCCTCCCGCCGCGCGGCGTCCCCTACCCGTTCCCCAAGCCCCACACAGAGGTCCCCCTCATGCTCGGTGAGTGGTTCAACGCGGACCCGGAGGCCGTGATCAAGCAGGCGCTGCAGACCGGCGGGGGCCCGAACGTCTCCGACGCCTACACCCTCAACGGTCTGCCTGGGCCGACCTACAACTGCTCCGGCGCCAGCGACACGTTCAAGCTCCGGGTGCAGCCCGGCAAGACGTACCTGCTGCGGCTCGTCAACGCGGCGCTCAACGACGAGCTCTTCTTCGCGGTGGCCAACCACACGCTGACGGTGGTGCAGGCGGACGCCAGCTACGTCAAGCCGTTCACGGCCGACACGCTGGTCATCTCGCCGGGGCAGACCATGGACGTGCTCCTCACCGCTGCTGCCAGCCCTTCCTCGCCCGCCGCCGCCTTCGCCATAGCCGTCGCGCCCTACACCAACACGGTCGGCACGTTCGACAACACCACCGCCATCGCCGTCCTCGAGTACGACGGCGCGCCGCAGCAGAGCGCGCTCCGGAGCCTCCCGCGCCCCGCGCTGCCGCTGTACAACGACACGGGCGCGGTGGCCAACTTCTCGGCTAGGTTCCGGAGCCTCGCGAGCGCGCAGTACCCGGCGCACGTGCCGCGGACGGTGGACCGGAGGTTCTTCTTCGCCGTCGGGCTCGGCTTGGACCCGTGCCAGAGCCGGGTGAACGGGACGTGCCAGGGCCCCAACGGCACCAGGTTCGCGGCGTCCATGAACAACGTGTCCTTCGCCATGCCCCGGACCTCGCTCCTCCAGGCGCACTACCAGCGGCGGTACAGCGGCGTGCTCACGGCCAACTTCCCCGCGGCGCCGCCGGTGCCGTTCAACTACACCGGCACGCCGCCCAACAACACGTTCGTCACGCACGGCACCAGGGTGGTGCCGCTCAACTTCAACACCACCGTCGAGGTGGTGCTGCAGGACACCAGCATCCTGGCCGCCGAGAGCCACCCGCTGCACTTGCACGGCTACGACTTCTTCGTCGTCGGCCAGGGGTTCGGCAACTACGACGCCAACAACGACACCGCCAAGTACAACCTCGTCGACCCCGTGCAGCGGAACACCATCAGCGTGCCCACCGCCGGCTGGGTCGCCATCCGCTTTGTTGCCGACAACCCCGGCGTGTGGATCATGCATTGCCACCTGGACGTGCACCTGAGCTGGGGTCTGGCAATGGCGTGGCTCGTCAACGACGGGCCGCTGCCGAACCAGAAGCTGCCGCCTCCGCCGTCCGATATCCCCAGGTGTTGA